Proteins encoded within one genomic window of Candidatus Pseudothioglobus singularis PS1:
- the gshA gene encoding glutamate--cysteine ligase, translated as MSLQDKINSIHSFKDSLNGNLIGIEKEGLRVAEDGTIAQTPHPESFGSALTHPEITTDFSEALVEIVTKPIQGSHNVINELSKIHHYVQHHLPESERFWPASMPCILRGKTNIPIAYYGESNIGKMKTVYRRGLSNRYGSVMQAIAGIHFNYSFSMDFWNSYRELIAPSSKVDSQKFMSHHYMCLTRNVLRYGWLVTYLFGASATVCKSFMQDYHEHNLEEFDDNTLYLPYATSLRMGDIGYQNSQEDKKGVKANYNSLRHYVYSLRAAMQTSCDDCENIGVKKHGEYQQLNTNILQIANEYYSSVRPKPSAHGSDRPLGALLNEGVGYIELRSLDVNPMMKEGIDEEQVQFLEAFMLFCLLEDSPAVSSAELTEIDVNANLVAHRGREPGLSLCHNGEDVTLLNWGQSILARINDCSVLLSEAHQKSVRNISKRINEPDLTPSAEMLNQMKDEEKGFFEYTNQFSLKNKELFNEMPITEEYFVELDNQKILSINKQREIESSDTLSFDDFLADYFSSDT; from the coding sequence GTGAGTCTTCAAGATAAAATTAATTCAATCCATTCTTTTAAAGACAGTCTTAATGGAAATCTTATAGGGATTGAGAAAGAAGGGCTGCGAGTTGCTGAAGATGGAACTATTGCGCAAACCCCTCATCCAGAGAGCTTTGGCTCTGCATTGACTCATCCAGAAATTACGACTGATTTTAGTGAGGCACTAGTTGAAATAGTTACAAAGCCAATCCAGGGCTCTCATAATGTCATTAATGAATTATCCAAAATACATCACTATGTTCAACATCACTTGCCTGAAAGTGAGCGTTTCTGGCCTGCAAGTATGCCCTGTATTCTGAGAGGGAAGACGAATATTCCTATTGCATATTATGGTGAGTCTAATATTGGAAAAATGAAAACGGTCTATCGCCGTGGGCTATCCAATCGTTACGGAAGTGTTATGCAGGCAATAGCTGGTATCCACTTCAATTATTCATTTTCAATGGATTTTTGGAATTCCTACCGTGAACTTATCGCACCCTCAAGCAAGGTTGATTCTCAAAAGTTTATGAGTCACCATTATATGTGCCTGACTAGAAATGTATTAAGGTATGGCTGGTTGGTCACCTACCTATTCGGAGCTTCTGCAACTGTTTGTAAATCATTTATGCAAGATTATCATGAGCATAATTTAGAGGAGTTTGACGACAATACATTATATCTTCCATACGCAACATCATTAAGAATGGGTGATATTGGCTATCAAAATTCTCAAGAGGATAAGAAAGGAGTTAAGGCTAACTACAATAGTTTGCGGCATTATGTTTATAGTCTGAGGGCTGCAATGCAAACAAGCTGCGATGATTGTGAAAACATTGGTGTAAAAAAACATGGTGAGTATCAACAACTGAATACCAATATTCTTCAGATTGCTAATGAGTATTATTCCTCTGTTAGGCCGAAGCCATCTGCCCATGGGAGTGATAGGCCATTGGGAGCTCTTTTAAATGAAGGAGTGGGCTACATAGAATTAAGGTCGCTTGATGTAAACCCAATGATGAAAGAAGGAATTGATGAGGAGCAAGTTCAATTTCTTGAGGCCTTTATGTTGTTTTGCCTTTTAGAAGATTCTCCCGCCGTTTCTTCTGCAGAGTTGACTGAAATTGATGTTAACGCAAATTTAGTTGCTCACAGAGGTAGAGAGCCAGGATTATCTCTATGTCATAATGGAGAAGATGTAACTTTATTAAATTGGGGTCAGTCTATTTTGGCTAGGATTAATGACTGTTCAGTGCTTTTGAGTGAGGCTCATCAAAAATCTGTTCGGAATATTTCAAAAAGAATCAATGAGCCTGATTTGACTCCTTCAGCCGAAATGCTTAATCAGATGAAGGATGAAGAAAAAGGTTTTTTTGAATATACCAATCAATTCAGTCTAAAGAACAAAGAGCTATTTAATGAAATGCCTATAACTGAAGAGTACTTTGTAGAGCTTGACAATCAAAAAATACTCTCAATTAATAAACAGCGTGAAATTGAGTCGAGTGATACATTAAGTTTCGATGATTTTTTAGCAGATTATTTCTCAAGTGATACATAA
- a CDS encoding Nudix family hydrolase, which produces MSHKNKSIEVVVGVMRNDNNEIFITKRQIDQFMSGYWELPGGKVENKESHSIAIMRELYEETGVTVKNHHLIQTIEHQYPQKTINLSVFSIEKYDGAPLGNEGQEFCWCGIDKLKDYKLLPTMWKIIHRICLPKSYWITPDEHKSDLVINQCKQRLRDGIKIIQLRSKSTLNNTYIEKIFTLCQLNQAKLILNTPNKSFKEACDGWHLTSNELMEIKERPFDEKKLFGASVHNLNEAKHAEDISADYISLSPINETLSHPNTGVLGWENASDIINQCKTPIFLLGGMNKKLMDRALSIGAQGIAGIRGL; this is translated from the coding sequence ATGAGTCATAAAAATAAGAGCATTGAAGTTGTTGTTGGTGTGATGCGCAACGACAACAATGAAATATTTATTACAAAGCGTCAAATTGATCAATTTATGTCTGGGTATTGGGAACTTCCTGGGGGTAAAGTTGAGAATAAGGAGAGTCATTCTATTGCCATTATGAGAGAGCTCTATGAGGAAACAGGAGTTACTGTAAAGAATCACCATCTAATTCAAACAATTGAGCATCAATATCCTCAAAAGACAATTAACCTTTCAGTATTTTCTATTGAAAAATATGACGGGGCCCCCCTGGGAAATGAAGGACAAGAATTCTGCTGGTGTGGCATTGATAAATTAAAGGACTATAAATTATTACCCACAATGTGGAAAATTATCCATCGAATTTGTCTTCCAAAAAGCTATTGGATTACGCCAGATGAACACAAATCTGACTTAGTCATTAATCAGTGTAAACAGCGCCTTAGAGATGGAATCAAAATAATTCAGCTAAGAAGCAAATCTACTCTCAACAATACTTATATTGAGAAAATTTTTACATTATGTCAACTGAATCAAGCAAAACTTATACTCAATACGCCTAATAAAAGCTTTAAGGAAGCATGTGATGGTTGGCATCTCACTTCCAATGAACTGATGGAAATAAAAGAGAGGCCATTTGATGAAAAAAAATTATTTGGCGCTTCAGTACACAATTTAAATGAAGCAAAACATGCTGAGGATATATCTGCAGATTACATCAGCCTCTCACCGATTAATGAAACACTTTCTCATCCAAATACTGGAGTTTTAGGCTGGGAAAATGCCTCTGACATTATTAATCAATGCAAGACGCCTATATTTCTTTTAGGAGGAATGAATAAAAAATTGATGGATAGAGCATTAAGTATTGGTGCTCAGGGAATTGCTGGTATTAGAGGACTCTAG
- a CDS encoding glutaredoxin family protein, whose translation MIKVYTSHSCFYCTRAKNYLDNLDIEYETLNIQEDSDARNFFMKSGFRTVPQIFVNDTLLVKGGSDGLVQMSKEDIQNKVLEITGSEL comes from the coding sequence ATGATTAAAGTTTATACATCACACTCTTGCTTCTACTGCACAAGAGCCAAAAACTATCTTGACAACCTAGATATAGAATACGAGACACTCAACATTCAAGAGGATAGTGATGCACGTAACTTCTTTATGAAGTCAGGTTTTAGGACAGTCCCACAAATATTTGTTAATGACACGCTTTTGGTTAAGGGTGGTTCTGATGGGTTGGTGCAAATGAGCAAAGAGGATATCCAAAATAAAGTTCTTGAGATTACAGGTTCCGAGCTCTAG
- the yaaA gene encoding peroxide stress protein YaaA, producing the protein MLAIISPSKTQDFSECNIEKFSQTRQQESSNELVSILKNQSQSQISKLMSISEKLSALNFERFQKFKIPFTLENAKQAILAFKGDVYNGIDAPSLSTEDLNFAQDKVRMLSGLYGVIRPLDLIQPYRLEMGTKLSNAKGKDLYDYWGSDISHILNDDENELIVNLASNEYFKAIDKKSLNAKILDIVFKEKKGDSYKVIGIYAKRARGLMVNFIIRNRLNNPEALQDFSDEGYRFDKDLSSDSTWVYLRG; encoded by the coding sequence ATGTTGGCAATTATTTCTCCATCAAAAACTCAAGATTTTTCTGAATGTAATATCGAAAAGTTTTCTCAAACAAGACAGCAAGAAAGTTCCAATGAATTAGTTAGCATTCTGAAGAATCAAAGCCAGTCTCAAATTTCAAAACTAATGTCAATCAGTGAAAAATTGTCAGCACTAAATTTTGAGCGTTTTCAAAAATTTAAAATACCTTTTACTCTTGAGAATGCAAAACAGGCCATTCTTGCTTTTAAGGGAGATGTTTATAATGGTATTGATGCTCCGTCACTATCAACAGAGGATTTGAATTTTGCTCAAGATAAGGTTCGAATGCTCTCAGGATTATATGGCGTGATTAGACCGCTTGATTTGATTCAACCTTATCGACTAGAGATGGGCACAAAGCTGAGTAATGCTAAAGGTAAGGATCTATATGATTACTGGGGGTCTGATATAAGTCATATTTTGAATGATGATGAGAATGAATTAATTGTCAATCTTGCATCCAATGAGTACTTTAAGGCAATAGATAAAAAATCACTTAACGCCAAAATATTGGATATTGTATTCAAAGAAAAAAAAGGTGATTCATACAAGGTGATTGGAATATACGCAAAAAGAGCCAGAGGATTAATGGTTAACTTTATTATCCGCAATAGGTTAAACAACCCAGAAGCACTTCAAGATTTTTCAGATGAGGGATATCGGTTTGATAAAGATCTATCGAGCGATTCAACTTGGGTTTATTTGAGAGGATAA
- the gltB gene encoding glutamate synthase large subunit translates to MKNKQLHLPKARGLYHPANEKENCGVGFIANLKSDSSHKITQDALEMLTRMDHRGACGCEANTGDGAGILTNIPHDFFIEEIKTLFGLDVTAGNYGVGNIFLPQDEKERDLCMSMVEKMVKDEGQTLVGWRDVPVDSKKANVGDTARDSQPNIKQLIIQSTGNLNQESFEGVLYVIRKNISQVIRTDESISQALLFYICSLSTRVIIYKGMLMGSQLLEFYSDLSNKKFSTYLAMVHSRFSTNTFPSWDRAQPCRFMAHNGEINTRQGNYNWMRAREGDLKSDIFGDSLSKTLPVIETEVSDSGSFDNVLEFLLMNGRSLQEAILMMVPEAWQNDKEMSAEKKAFYEYFSNVMEPWDGPASIAFTDGRYIGAVLDRNGLRPSRYYLTHDDRVIMASEVGVVDVETNNVKTKGRLRPGKMFLVDFKKGQLVDDEQIKNSFASKNPYSDWLKNQQIVLSDLKIHGDSKGFYPETLISRLKAFGYSTETLQFMLLPLVSELRDPVGSMGNDSALACLSDQSRIIYDYFKQLFAQVTNPAIDSIREEVVMSLSCAIGPEGNLLSNIEENAHRLVIEHPILTNEEMSALKHCDHRGWTSKRIDITYDINNGHNLSDMLDSICRQSTQAIDDGHSLVILSDRKINANRNAVSALLASSAVHRHLVANHKRTQVGIIVETGEAREVHHFCLLTGFGADAVNPYLAFEALWQARRDKLIDLEDDHAVVNSYRKAIAKGMLKVMAKMGISTLASYKGAQIFEAVGLSNEIMHKCFFETASRISGVGFDVVQTESEEQHKKAFVTKSLDNLGHYHWRSGGEKHMWEPQTITSLQQAARGNDQNAYWEFSKKSDEEGTRNCTLRGLMSFKNGNSIDINQVEPAKEIVKRFVTGAMSFGSISAESHESLAIAMNRIGGKSNTGEGGEDSKRWTPDKNGDSRRSAIKQVASGRFGVTIDYLNNADELQIKVSQGAKPGEGGELPGGKVDEGIAKIRCSTAGVGLISPPPHHDIYSIEDLSQLIFDLKRSNPDARISVKLVSEVGVGTVAAGVTKAKSDHIVIAGHDGGTGASPLTSIKHAGLPWELGVAETHQTLVMNDLRSRVVIQTDGQLKTGRDVAIAALLGAEEFGFSTAPLITLGCIMMRKCHLNTCPVGIATQDKVLRKKFTGKPEHVVNYLFMVAEELRTIMAELGFSKLTDMVGRVDMLEMNKAINHWKQDSIDLSAILTPAENLYRDAGTYQTMKQDHQLEEQLDIDLIVKSKEAIEKDVPVKFDSVISNVDRAVGAMLSSHVVKYRNGNNLKEDSIHINFKGSAGQSFGAFLANGITLTVEGDANDYVGKGLSGGRVIVYPPKDSTFSSQNEIIAGNVCGYGATGGELYLSGQVAERFCVRNSGLVAVVEGIGDHGCEYMTGGRAVILGEVGRNFGAGMSGGIAYVYNPNKTLEGRANASMIDFDPMDKASVSELFELTKKHYRYTGSKIAGQILNNWDEEILCFVKVMPKALKEVLAAQDKQHLKAI, encoded by the coding sequence ATGAAAAATAAGCAATTACATTTGCCAAAAGCGCGTGGGCTTTATCACCCAGCCAACGAGAAAGAGAATTGTGGTGTTGGTTTTATTGCCAATCTAAAAAGTGATTCGTCTCATAAAATTACTCAAGATGCTTTGGAAATGTTAACTCGTATGGATCATCGAGGTGCCTGTGGATGCGAGGCAAATACCGGTGATGGCGCTGGAATACTGACAAACATTCCGCATGACTTTTTTATTGAGGAGATAAAAACCCTTTTTGGGTTAGATGTGACTGCGGGTAATTATGGTGTAGGTAATATATTTCTACCTCAAGATGAAAAAGAAAGAGATCTCTGCATGTCTATGGTTGAAAAAATGGTCAAAGATGAGGGGCAAACCTTGGTTGGATGGAGAGATGTTCCTGTTGACTCAAAAAAAGCAAATGTTGGTGATACAGCTCGTGACTCTCAACCAAATATCAAGCAGTTAATCATTCAAAGCACTGGTAACTTAAATCAAGAGAGTTTTGAGGGAGTTCTTTATGTTATCCGAAAAAATATTTCTCAGGTTATTAGAACTGATGAGTCTATCTCACAGGCATTACTTTTCTATATTTGCAGTCTATCGACCAGAGTAATCATATACAAGGGTATGTTAATGGGGTCTCAGTTACTAGAATTCTATTCTGATCTCAGTAATAAGAAATTTAGCACCTACTTAGCTATGGTGCATTCTCGTTTTTCAACTAATACCTTTCCTTCTTGGGATAGAGCGCAGCCATGCAGATTCATGGCACATAATGGTGAAATTAATACTCGTCAAGGGAACTATAACTGGATGAGAGCTCGAGAAGGTGATCTCAAAAGTGATATTTTTGGTGACAGTTTATCTAAAACCTTGCCTGTTATTGAAACTGAAGTTTCTGACTCAGGAAGCTTTGACAACGTTCTTGAATTTTTATTGATGAATGGACGCTCCCTTCAAGAAGCCATATTGATGATGGTCCCTGAAGCTTGGCAAAATGATAAAGAAATGAGTGCAGAGAAAAAAGCCTTTTATGAGTATTTTTCAAATGTGATGGAGCCATGGGATGGCCCTGCATCGATAGCCTTTACTGATGGGCGCTATATTGGAGCTGTTCTTGATAGAAATGGTCTTAGACCATCAAGGTACTACCTAACTCATGATGATAGAGTCATTATGGCATCAGAAGTTGGTGTTGTTGATGTGGAGACTAATAACGTCAAAACTAAGGGCAGGCTTAGGCCTGGAAAAATGTTTCTGGTTGACTTCAAAAAAGGACAGTTGGTAGACGATGAGCAAATAAAAAATAGTTTTGCATCAAAAAATCCATACAGTGACTGGCTCAAAAATCAACAAATAGTTTTATCAGATCTAAAAATTCATGGTGACTCAAAAGGTTTTTATCCTGAGACTCTCATTAGCCGACTTAAGGCTTTTGGTTATAGCACTGAAACACTTCAGTTCATGTTATTACCTCTAGTCAGTGAGCTTAGAGATCCTGTAGGATCTATGGGAAATGACTCTGCACTGGCTTGTCTATCCGATCAATCTCGAATCATTTACGACTACTTTAAACAACTCTTTGCCCAGGTTACAAATCCTGCTATTGACTCAATAAGAGAGGAAGTGGTTATGTCTTTGAGTTGCGCAATTGGGCCTGAGGGTAATTTACTTAGTAATATAGAGGAAAATGCTCATCGACTCGTGATTGAGCATCCCATCTTAACCAATGAGGAAATGTCGGCTCTGAAACATTGTGACCATCGAGGCTGGACCAGTAAAAGGATAGATATTACCTATGATATCAATAATGGTCATAATTTGAGTGACATGCTTGACTCAATTTGTAGACAAAGCACTCAAGCCATTGATGATGGTCATAGCCTTGTCATCTTGTCAGATAGAAAAATAAATGCTAATCGAAATGCTGTCAGCGCTCTTCTGGCATCATCTGCAGTTCATCGTCATCTGGTTGCAAATCACAAACGCACACAGGTTGGTATCATAGTTGAAACAGGTGAGGCTAGAGAAGTTCATCACTTTTGCCTTTTGACTGGATTTGGTGCTGATGCTGTTAACCCATATCTCGCTTTTGAGGCATTATGGCAGGCAAGAAGAGACAAACTAATTGATCTTGAAGATGATCATGCTGTCGTTAACTCATATCGAAAAGCAATTGCCAAGGGCATGCTAAAAGTGATGGCAAAAATGGGTATTTCAACGCTCGCTTCATATAAAGGAGCTCAAATTTTTGAGGCAGTCGGCTTATCGAATGAAATCATGCATAAATGCTTTTTTGAGACAGCGAGTCGAATTAGTGGAGTAGGTTTTGATGTGGTTCAAACAGAATCTGAAGAGCAGCATAAAAAAGCCTTTGTTACAAAGTCACTGGATAATCTTGGGCACTATCACTGGAGAAGTGGTGGCGAGAAGCATATGTGGGAACCTCAAACTATCACGAGTTTACAGCAGGCTGCTCGAGGAAATGATCAAAATGCGTACTGGGAATTTTCAAAAAAATCAGATGAAGAAGGCACAAGAAATTGTACACTCCGTGGCCTCATGTCTTTCAAAAATGGCAACTCAATTGATATTAATCAAGTCGAACCCGCAAAAGAGATTGTTAAGAGGTTTGTTACAGGTGCAATGAGTTTTGGCTCAATATCAGCTGAATCTCATGAATCACTCGCCATTGCCATGAATCGTATTGGTGGAAAGTCCAATACTGGTGAGGGTGGTGAAGACTCGAAGCGATGGACTCCAGATAAGAATGGTGATTCACGTCGCAGCGCTATCAAGCAAGTTGCCTCGGGTCGGTTTGGAGTCACTATTGATTATTTAAATAATGCGGATGAACTTCAAATCAAAGTATCTCAAGGTGCAAAGCCAGGGGAAGGTGGTGAGCTTCCTGGTGGAAAGGTTGATGAAGGTATTGCAAAAATTCGATGCTCAACTGCTGGTGTAGGCCTTATAAGTCCTCCACCACACCATGACATATATTCTATCGAAGACCTCTCACAGCTCATCTTTGATCTTAAGCGCTCAAATCCAGATGCCCGTATAAGTGTCAAATTGGTTTCGGAGGTTGGGGTAGGAACAGTTGCAGCTGGTGTCACTAAAGCCAAATCTGACCATATCGTTATTGCAGGTCATGATGGTGGAACAGGAGCTTCTCCGTTAACATCAATCAAGCACGCAGGCCTTCCTTGGGAGCTAGGAGTTGCTGAAACGCATCAAACTCTTGTCATGAATGATCTTCGTTCAAGGGTTGTCATTCAAACTGATGGTCAACTCAAAACTGGAAGAGATGTTGCTATTGCCGCGCTATTAGGTGCAGAAGAGTTTGGCTTTTCAACGGCGCCATTAATAACGCTTGGCTGCATTATGATGCGAAAGTGTCACCTAAATACCTGTCCAGTTGGTATTGCGACGCAAGACAAAGTATTGCGTAAAAAATTCACTGGCAAGCCTGAGCATGTCGTTAATTACTTATTCATGGTTGCCGAAGAGTTAAGAACAATTATGGCTGAACTTGGCTTTTCTAAACTAACCGATATGGTTGGAAGAGTAGATATGCTTGAGATGAATAAAGCTATCAATCACTGGAAGCAAGACTCAATTGATTTGAGTGCAATACTGACACCAGCTGAAAATCTATATAGAGATGCCGGAACCTATCAAACTATGAAACAAGATCATCAGCTTGAAGAACAACTGGATATTGATTTAATTGTCAAATCAAAAGAGGCAATTGAGAAAGATGTTCCAGTTAAATTTGACTCTGTTATTTCAAACGTTGATAGGGCGGTTGGTGCAATGCTATCTTCCCATGTTGTTAAATATAGGAATGGCAACAACCTTAAAGAAGATTCAATTCATATCAATTTTAAAGGGTCAGCTGGCCAGTCTTTCGGAGCCTTTCTTGCGAATGGAATTACGCTTACTGTAGAGGGTGATGCTAATGACTATGTTGGAAAAGGACTCTCTGGTGGCCGTGTCATCGTTTATCCTCCCAAAGATTCAACATTTTCATCCCAGAACGAAATTATTGCAGGCAATGTGTGCGGCTATGGCGCCACCGGTGGTGAATTATATCTCTCGGGTCAAGTGGCAGAACGATTCTGTGTTCGAAACTCTGGATTAGTTGCTGTTGTTGAAGGAATTGGTGATCATGGATGTGAATACATGACTGGAGGAAGAGCAGTTATTCTAGGAGAGGTTGGTCGAAACTTTGGAGCAGGCATGAGTGGAGGTATTGCTTATGTTTATAATCCAAATAAAACACTTGAAGGCAGAGCTAATGCCTCAATGATTGATTTTGATCCTATGGATAAAGCATCTGTTTCAGAGCTGTTTGAACTTACAAAGAAGCATTACAGATATACAGGCTCAAAAATCGCTGGCCAAATATTAAATAACTGGGATGAAGAGATACTTTGCTTTGTGAAGGTTATGCCGAAAGCCTTAAAAGAAGTTCTGGCTGCCCAAGACAAACAACACCTAAAGGCAATTTAA
- a CDS encoding DUF6726 family protein: MNKLIILSLAILFLSGCVFTKVVTVPMRVTGAVISVIPVVGDGVDSILGTSADVIDAIPI, from the coding sequence TTGAACAAGCTAATTATTCTAAGTTTAGCCATTCTTTTTTTATCGGGCTGCGTTTTTACCAAAGTAGTCACGGTGCCTATGAGAGTTACAGGCGCTGTTATTTCAGTCATTCCAGTTGTGGGTGATGGGGTTGATAGTATTTTAGGGACTAGCGCCGATGTAATCGACGCAATACCTATTTAA
- the folA gene encoding type 3 dihydrofolate reductase, with the protein MGLSIVVAMDNNGLIGKDNQLPWHLPADLAYFKKITTGKSILMGRKTYDSIGRPLPNRRNIVITRNTKIIIPECEVVSSIDDALLLTENEKEVMVIGGASLCEQLLPKVNRLYITRIDSEFEGDIYFPTYDVSSWHQVSAESHPKDIANNYSYHFIVLERNS; encoded by the coding sequence ATGGGCTTATCAATAGTAGTTGCAATGGATAACAATGGGCTGATTGGTAAGGATAATCAACTACCATGGCACTTGCCTGCCGACTTAGCCTATTTCAAAAAAATCACAACGGGTAAATCTATATTGATGGGAAGGAAGACCTACGATTCAATTGGACGGCCATTACCCAATCGACGAAATATTGTCATTACTCGCAACACAAAAATAATAATTCCTGAATGTGAAGTTGTCTCTTCAATTGACGATGCACTTTTATTAACTGAGAATGAAAAGGAAGTTATGGTGATTGGAGGAGCAAGTTTATGCGAGCAATTACTGCCAAAGGTTAACCGTCTTTACATCACTAGGATTGACTCTGAGTTTGAGGGCGATATCTATTTCCCAACTTATGACGTTTCAAGTTGGCACCAAGTTAGCGCTGAGTCTCACCCAAAGGATATTGCAAATAACTACTCCTATCATTTTATTGTATTAGAGAGAAATTCTTGA
- a CDS encoding Maf family protein: MSLILASSSPFRRAILDKLGLPFDVIAPEIDEMRKDNESPFDLVVRLSKEKALEVAKTHSGLIIASDQVATFDSGENGADEILTKPGTHENAFLQLKKSSGRNVNFLTGLALLNTDTSEMQLHVEYYKVNFKILSDSQILNYLSKEDTLNCAGSFKSEGLGIALFNSMAGDDPNSLIGLPTIQLINMLAKENVHVL, encoded by the coding sequence GTGTCACTCATTCTAGCCTCATCATCTCCATTCAGAAGAGCTATTCTAGATAAACTAGGTTTGCCTTTCGATGTCATTGCTCCAGAGATTGATGAAATGAGAAAAGACAACGAGTCTCCATTTGATTTAGTTGTTCGCCTTTCTAAAGAAAAAGCTCTAGAAGTAGCTAAAACTCATTCAGGTCTAATTATTGCCTCAGATCAAGTCGCCACTTTTGATTCTGGCGAAAATGGAGCAGATGAAATTTTAACTAAGCCTGGTACTCATGAGAATGCTTTCTTACAATTAAAAAAAAGCTCTGGAAGGAATGTAAACTTTCTCACAGGATTAGCGCTCCTGAATACAGACACCTCAGAAATGCAGCTTCATGTTGAATATTACAAAGTAAATTTTAAGATACTTTCAGATAGTCAAATCTTAAATTATTTATCTAAAGAGGATACTCTCAATTGTGCTGGCAGCTTTAAGTCCGAAGGTCTTGGTATAGCATTATTTAACAGTATGGCGGGTGATGACCCTAACAGTCTTATTGGTTTGCCAACAATTCAATTAATAAATATGCTCGCAAAGGAAAATGTTCACGTCTTATGA